Proteins encoded by one window of Bactrocera oleae isolate idBacOlea1 chromosome 4, idBacOlea1, whole genome shotgun sequence:
- the LOC106627275 gene encoding probable salivary secreted peptide, which produces MKFAFTFVFIALFALVVAANQTASHNLILGTRLPGDRHLVREVVFSKSGFMRKKSGDYMFDQRNVPYPAIITSIEVKDQYINGNGGFATLTSGGPGFNFVKLHFTSQWWRGYNFVIDIYGK; this is translated from the exons ATGAAATTTGCATTCACCTTCGTGTTCATCGCACTATTTGCACTTGTGGTAGCAGCCAATCAAACGGCGAGTCACAATCTTATCCTGGGCACACGACTGCCAGGCGATCGTCATTTGGTTCGCGAAGTAGTCTTCTCTAAATCTGGATTTATGCGCAAGAAGTCCGGTGACTATATGTTCGATCAGCGG AATGTACCCTATCCAGCGATTATTACAAGCATCGAAGTGAAGGATCAGTATATAAATGGCAATGGTGGCTTTGCAACGCTTACGAGCGGTGGTCCAGGCTTCAATTTCGTGAAATTACATTTTACTAGTCAATGGTGGCGTGGCTATAATTTCGTCATTGATATTTATGGAAAGTAA